In Croceicoccus sp. Ery15, a genomic segment contains:
- a CDS encoding NADP-dependent oxidoreductase, translating to MNRRVILVSRPAGIAQAANFAMDRIAVPPLGEGQLRIANRFLSVDPAMRGWIADAGNYSDPVPVGGVMRSLAVGEITESRHPDWREGQIVLGWFGWQEIATVGSDAIVRAVSQPDLSPSLALGVLGINGITAFLALTMVGEPKAGDTLVVSTAAGSVGSAVGQIGRMLGCRTVGIAGGPAKVSQCIVDFGFDAAIDYKAAGLDEALAKACPDGVDIYFDNTSGAISDAVLPHLALHARVVNCGTAAIDRWSPWPTGPRVERHLLVKRARMQGFVVFDHFDRWENSVAKLAQWVRQGKLRYCEDLLDGIEMCPDALAGLYRGENAGKRVIRL from the coding sequence ATGAACCGCAGGGTCATACTCGTATCGAGACCGGCCGGCATAGCGCAGGCCGCCAATTTTGCGATGGACCGGATTGCGGTTCCGCCTTTGGGCGAAGGTCAACTTCGTATCGCCAATCGCTTCTTGTCGGTTGACCCTGCGATGCGTGGCTGGATCGCAGATGCCGGTAATTATTCGGATCCCGTGCCCGTCGGCGGCGTAATGCGTTCGCTGGCGGTGGGCGAAATCACGGAAAGTCGCCATCCCGACTGGCGCGAGGGTCAGATCGTCCTCGGCTGGTTCGGCTGGCAGGAAATCGCAACAGTCGGGTCGGATGCAATCGTGCGCGCGGTTTCACAGCCGGATCTTTCCCCTTCCCTTGCGCTTGGCGTACTGGGCATCAACGGCATCACGGCCTTTCTTGCCCTGACGATGGTGGGCGAACCGAAAGCGGGCGATACGCTGGTCGTTTCGACAGCGGCCGGCTCAGTAGGGTCAGCCGTCGGGCAGATCGGCCGCATGCTGGGGTGCCGCACCGTGGGCATTGCAGGCGGACCAGCCAAGGTCAGCCAGTGCATCGTAGATTTCGGCTTCGACGCGGCAATCGATTACAAGGCCGCAGGACTGGACGAGGCACTGGCGAAGGCGTGTCCGGATGGCGTCGACATATATTTCGACAATACGTCGGGTGCGATCAGCGATGCGGTCTTGCCGCATCTGGCATTGCATGCGCGGGTGGTGAATTGCGGTACCGCCGCCATAGATCGCTGGAGCCCGTGGCCAACCGGGCCGCGCGTGGAGCGGCATCTCCTTGTGAAACGCGCTCGAATGCAGGGATTTGTTGTGTTCGATCACTTCGACCGCTGGGAAAACTCCGTGGCGAAGCTGGCGCAATGGGTGCGCCAGGGCAAGCTGCGCTACTGCGAAGATCTGCTGGACGGGATTGAGATGTGTCCGGATGCCCTTGCCGGGCTCTACCGCGGCGAGAACGCGGGAAAGCGCGTCATCCGGCTGTAG
- a CDS encoding acetyl-CoA C-acetyltransferase gives MRDVFIYDHVRTPRGRGRADGSLHEIPAIELVTQLLQEIRDRNGLETALLDDVVIGCAQPVGEQGGVLARGAVVNAGYAHSVAGQQLHRFCASGLEAVNNVAAQVASGMASAGIGGGVESMSRVIMGYDSGAWVADPAVALQNYYAPQGLGADMIATLEGYSREAVDQYAVESQRRAAKSWDERNFDRSIVPVKDVMGEVILDNDEYRRPATTMESLAGLKAAFPPFAKMGFGRVAKERYPEIEEINHVHTGGNSSGIVDGSGIVMLGDAEFGKAAGLKPRARIKGWASIGSDPTIMLTAPADVARKALKNVGMEKGDIDLYELNEAFASVVLRFMDHLGVDHDITNVAGGAIALGHPLGATGAMILGTVLDELERRDLNTAMTLLCAGNGLGTATIIERV, from the coding sequence ATGCGTGATGTATTTATCTATGACCACGTTCGGACACCGCGCGGACGCGGACGGGCGGATGGCTCGCTGCATGAAATTCCCGCCATCGAACTGGTCACCCAGTTGTTGCAGGAAATCCGCGATCGCAATGGCCTCGAAACGGCTCTTCTGGACGATGTGGTGATCGGGTGTGCTCAGCCCGTGGGCGAGCAGGGCGGAGTGCTTGCTCGCGGGGCAGTGGTGAACGCGGGCTATGCCCACAGCGTTGCCGGTCAGCAATTGCACCGCTTTTGCGCCTCTGGGCTCGAGGCCGTGAATAATGTCGCTGCGCAGGTCGCCAGCGGGATGGCCAGCGCAGGCATCGGCGGCGGCGTCGAAAGCATGAGCCGCGTGATCATGGGCTATGACAGCGGGGCGTGGGTCGCGGATCCCGCCGTCGCCCTGCAAAATTACTATGCGCCGCAAGGCCTTGGCGCAGACATGATTGCTACCCTCGAAGGATACAGCCGCGAAGCTGTCGACCAATATGCGGTTGAAAGCCAGCGCCGCGCTGCAAAGTCATGGGACGAACGCAATTTTGACCGCTCGATCGTGCCAGTGAAGGACGTGATGGGCGAAGTCATCCTGGACAATGACGAATACCGGCGGCCGGCAACAACCATGGAATCGCTCGCGGGCCTGAAGGCTGCCTTCCCGCCCTTTGCCAAGATGGGCTTCGGCCGCGTCGCCAAGGAACGCTATCCCGAGATCGAGGAAATCAATCACGTCCATACCGGCGGCAATTCCAGCGGCATCGTCGACGGTTCGGGCATCGTGATGCTGGGCGATGCCGAGTTCGGTAAAGCCGCCGGCCTCAAGCCGCGCGCCCGTATCAAGGGCTGGGCCTCGATAGGGTCTGATCCGACCATCATGCTGACCGCGCCCGCAGATGTCGCACGCAAGGCGCTGAAGAACGTGGGCATGGAGAAGGGCGACATCGACCTCTACGAATTGAACGAGGCGTTCGCCAGCGTTGTCTTGCGCTTCATGGACCATCTGGGCGTCGATCACGACATCACCAATGTGGCAGGCGGCGCAATTGCCCTTGGCCATCCGCTTGGCGCGACGGGCGCCATGATCTTGGGCACCGTTCTCGACGAACTGGAACGCCGCGACCTCAATACCGCCATGACCCTGCTGTGCGCCGGCAACGGCCTCGGCACCGCCACCATTATCGAACGGGTGTGA
- a CDS encoding 3-hydroxyacyl-CoA dehydrogenase NAD-binding domain-containing protein, which translates to MSESAKSKTMRHIKLDKGADGVAILTLDNADESMNVVSGEWLEDMNAAIAELRDDESVTGVIITSGKKAFMAGADLKLMVAGYETMTPTDAFAFSQKATAMHRALETMGKPVACAMNGLALGGGFELALACHHRVLSDDPRAVVGLPEVNLGLLPGSGGTQRLPRLIGRKKGLDLLLSGRSVAPKEALELGLVDEIAPIDQLVDKARQWLATNPPAERIWDVKGYAIPEMRGMIVPEVAMDYSISVAQVAGKHGYHYPAPAAILSCVFEGLQLPMGKALSVESKYFANLLTDPVARNIIRTTFISKQAAEKGARRPEGVAKSEVKKLGVLGAGMMGAGIALVAAKAGIDVVLIDRDTTTAAKGKAYSEKVFGKAVERGKMPQDKADAALAHITPTDDFALLDGCDLVVEAVFEDMGIKAETTQKAEAVLPESAVFATNTSTLPISELAKASKRPDQYIGLHFFSPVDRMGLVEVIMGEQTSDETLAKSLDFIAQIRKTPIVVNDAQGFYTSRVFRMFIFEGAAMLEDGVEPARIENAAKAAGFPIGPLALLDEVTIDLPFKILKDAEGKDGNLYTIERGGKVLDRMLELGRGSRKAGAGFYEYAEDGSKHLWEGLGTEFPVSDDQPDQEELKKRFLYSQANETAQCLEEGVLETAQDADLGAILGWGFPVWTGGTLSYIDTIGVAEFVKDASRLADNYGARFAPSKWLQDRAAANTAFYPPIKTG; encoded by the coding sequence ATGAGCGAAAGCGCAAAGAGCAAAACCATGCGACACATCAAGCTGGACAAGGGCGCCGACGGCGTCGCCATTCTAACACTCGACAATGCTGATGAGAGCATGAATGTCGTTTCGGGCGAATGGCTTGAAGATATGAATGCCGCAATTGCAGAGTTGCGGGACGACGAGAGTGTTACCGGCGTCATCATCACATCGGGCAAGAAGGCCTTCATGGCGGGCGCCGACCTCAAGCTGATGGTGGCCGGTTATGAAACCATGACGCCCACGGATGCCTTTGCGTTCAGCCAGAAGGCAACGGCAATGCACCGCGCGCTGGAAACGATGGGCAAGCCGGTCGCCTGTGCCATGAACGGCCTTGCGCTTGGCGGAGGGTTCGAACTGGCACTGGCATGCCACCACCGTGTGCTGTCGGACGATCCGCGTGCCGTCGTGGGGCTGCCAGAAGTCAATCTGGGTCTTTTGCCGGGATCGGGCGGCACGCAGCGCCTGCCACGCCTGATTGGTCGCAAGAAGGGGCTCGACCTGCTTCTTTCCGGCCGTTCGGTCGCGCCGAAGGAAGCGCTGGAACTGGGCCTCGTCGACGAAATCGCACCTATCGACCAGCTGGTCGACAAGGCGCGCCAGTGGCTGGCCACCAATCCGCCCGCAGAGCGGATCTGGGACGTTAAAGGCTATGCCATTCCCGAGATGCGGGGCATGATTGTGCCCGAAGTCGCGATGGATTATTCGATCAGCGTCGCGCAGGTCGCTGGCAAGCATGGCTATCATTATCCGGCGCCCGCTGCGATTCTATCATGTGTGTTCGAAGGGTTGCAATTACCGATGGGCAAGGCGCTTTCGGTGGAAAGCAAGTACTTCGCAAATCTACTGACCGATCCGGTCGCGCGTAACATCATCCGCACAACCTTCATTTCCAAGCAGGCTGCCGAAAAGGGTGCGCGTCGCCCCGAAGGGGTGGCGAAGTCGGAAGTGAAGAAACTGGGTGTGCTGGGCGCCGGCATGATGGGTGCGGGCATTGCGCTCGTCGCTGCCAAGGCGGGGATCGACGTGGTATTGATTGACCGAGACACGACCACCGCCGCCAAAGGCAAGGCCTATAGCGAAAAGGTGTTCGGCAAGGCTGTCGAGCGCGGCAAGATGCCGCAGGACAAGGCCGATGCCGCGCTTGCGCATATCACGCCGACCGACGATTTCGCGCTGCTCGACGGATGCGATCTTGTGGTCGAGGCGGTGTTCGAGGATATGGGCATCAAGGCCGAAACCACGCAAAAGGCCGAAGCCGTCCTGCCGGAGAGCGCGGTCTTTGCGACCAATACCTCCACCCTGCCGATTTCGGAGCTTGCCAAGGCTTCCAAGCGGCCGGACCAATATATCGGCCTGCATTTCTTTTCGCCTGTCGATCGCATGGGACTGGTCGAAGTCATCATGGGCGAGCAGACGTCGGACGAGACGCTGGCCAAGTCGCTGGATTTCATCGCCCAGATCCGCAAGACCCCGATCGTCGTCAATGACGCGCAGGGTTTCTACACCAGCCGGGTCTTTCGCATGTTCATCTTCGAAGGCGCTGCGATGCTGGAAGACGGCGTGGAGCCCGCAAGGATCGAGAATGCCGCGAAGGCTGCCGGTTTCCCGATCGGCCCGCTCGCCCTGCTGGACGAGGTGACGATCGACCTGCCGTTCAAGATCCTCAAGGATGCGGAAGGCAAGGACGGGAACCTCTATACGATCGAGCGTGGCGGCAAGGTGCTCGACCGGATGCTCGAACTCGGTCGCGGCAGCCGCAAGGCCGGTGCCGGCTTCTACGAATATGCCGAGGATGGCAGCAAACATCTGTGGGAAGGTCTCGGCACGGAATTCCCGGTGTCCGACGATCAGCCTGATCAGGAGGAACTGAAGAAGCGCTTCCTCTACTCGCAGGCCAATGAAACCGCGCAATGCCTTGAGGAAGGCGTGCTCGAAACCGCGCAGGATGCGGATCTGGGTGCGATATTGGGTTGGGGCTTCCCCGTCTGGACGGGCGGCACGCTCAGCTACATCGACACGATCGGGGTTGCCGAATTCGTGAAGGATGCCAGCAGGCTGGCGGACAATTACGGCGCCCGTTTTGCTCCTTCGAAATGGTTGCAGGACCGGGCGGCCGCGAACACCGCCTTCTACCCGCCGATCAAGACAGGCTGA
- a CDS encoding acyl-CoA dehydrogenase family protein, translated as MQRTIFEPEHEQFRDSVRKFMQTEVGPHADRWREAGIVDREVYLKAGEQGLLCVFADEKYGGAGIEDLRFDQIIIEENMRYGDIGFYINLHSDLVAPYIHKLCNDEQRDRFMPGIVSGETVLAVAMTEPSTGSDLAGMKTRAVENGDHWVLNGAKTYISNGILGDLIVVAARTDPDKPHGISLFLVERGMEGFERGRKLDKMGLKSQDTAELFFNDVKVPQANLIGEAGQGFKYLARMLAQERLIAAIGFMATAQTAFDLTLDYVKERRAFGKPIGAFQNTRFKMAQMRAELDMAQTYVDQCVMLLNDKKLTAEDASAAKLLTSELEGRVMDICVQLHGGAGYMEEYRISRMYTDARISRIFAGTSEIMLEIIGRGIGLDERKMN; from the coding sequence ATGCAGCGTACTATCTTCGAACCCGAGCACGAGCAGTTTCGCGACAGCGTTCGCAAGTTCATGCAAACGGAAGTGGGGCCCCATGCTGACCGCTGGCGCGAAGCCGGAATTGTAGACCGCGAAGTCTATCTCAAGGCTGGCGAGCAGGGCCTGCTATGCGTGTTCGCGGATGAGAAATATGGTGGTGCGGGGATCGAGGATCTCCGTTTCGACCAGATCATCATCGAAGAGAACATGCGTTATGGCGACATCGGGTTCTACATCAACCTGCATAGTGATCTTGTTGCGCCGTACATCCACAAGCTCTGCAATGATGAGCAGCGGGATCGCTTCATGCCCGGAATCGTGTCGGGCGAGACGGTCCTGGCGGTAGCCATGACCGAACCTTCGACCGGCAGCGATCTTGCCGGCATGAAGACCCGTGCGGTCGAAAATGGCGATCACTGGGTATTGAACGGGGCCAAGACCTATATCTCCAACGGCATCCTCGGCGATCTGATAGTCGTGGCGGCGCGCACCGATCCCGACAAGCCGCATGGCATCAGCCTGTTCCTTGTCGAGCGTGGCATGGAAGGGTTCGAACGGGGCCGCAAGCTCGACAAGATGGGGCTGAAGTCCCAGGACACGGCAGAGCTGTTCTTCAACGATGTGAAGGTGCCGCAGGCAAACCTGATCGGCGAGGCCGGGCAGGGTTTCAAATATCTCGCCCGGATGCTGGCGCAGGAAAGGCTGATCGCGGCCATAGGTTTCATGGCGACCGCGCAGACGGCGTTCGACCTCACGCTCGATTATGTGAAGGAACGCCGGGCCTTCGGCAAGCCGATCGGGGCGTTCCAGAATACGCGGTTCAAGATGGCCCAGATGCGCGCCGAACTCGACATGGCGCAGACCTATGTCGATCAATGCGTCATGTTGCTCAATGACAAGAAGCTGACTGCCGAAGATGCCTCGGCGGCAAAGCTTCTGACCAGCGAGCTGGAAGGGCGCGTCATGGACATCTGCGTGCAATTGCATGGCGGCGCGGGGTATATGGAAGAATACCGTATCAGCCGCATGTACACCGATGCGCGCATCAGCCGCATTTTCGCGGGCACAAGCGAAATCATGTTGGAAATCATCGGTCGCGGAATCGGACTGGACGAGCGCAAGATGAACTAA
- a CDS encoding gamma carbonic anhydrase family protein codes for MPCYEFQGLRPVVDAASYLHPLASLIGDVIVGPGCYIGPGASLRADFGRIIVERDASIQDNATIHVSTERDTVIKRGATIAHGAVVHGCEIGENCLVGINSVVLDAAILAPECLVAAMSFVPHGMEVPQRSVLMGIPARIVRTLAGEEVSWRNDGDGDYQLLTREALTSLRQTEPLRQVQPDRKRTRIEASAVTLTRRSSD; via the coding sequence ATGCCGTGTTACGAATTCCAGGGCCTGCGGCCGGTGGTGGATGCCGCCAGCTACCTCCATCCGCTGGCATCGCTGATCGGCGATGTGATTGTGGGGCCGGGCTGCTATATCGGACCCGGTGCAAGCCTGCGGGCCGATTTCGGGCGGATCATCGTCGAGCGGGACGCCAGCATACAGGATAATGCCACGATCCATGTGTCCACCGAAAGGGACACGGTGATCAAGCGCGGCGCCACTATCGCCCACGGCGCCGTAGTTCACGGCTGCGAGATTGGCGAGAACTGTCTCGTCGGGATCAATTCGGTCGTTCTGGATGCAGCGATCCTCGCCCCCGAATGCCTGGTGGCGGCCATGTCGTTCGTTCCGCATGGCATGGAAGTACCCCAGCGCAGCGTCCTTATGGGTATTCCAGCGCGTATTGTCCGCACCTTAGCGGGCGAGGAAGTTTCATGGCGCAACGATGGTGACGGGGACTACCAGCTTCTTACGCGCGAAGCACTTACCAGTCTCCGCCAGACCGAGCCCCTGCGTCAGGTCCAACCTGACAGGAAACGAACTCGGATCGAAGCCAGCGCCGTGACGCTGACACGCCGGTCGTCCGACTAG
- a CDS encoding flavin reductase family protein — translation MIEAKSLRDALGNFATGVTIVTTSHDGRNVGLTANSFNSVSLDPPLVLWSLAKKSSNIEAFTSVDAFAVHILGADQEALSNRFATPGIDKFEGVEFETSAGGVPLLQDCAARFECRTAYRYDGGDHIIFVGEVLDLEQSEKEPLLFHRGKYARKTFPGGGDGQNRRDLNYLIARAYFMLTDDVRLEASGLGLSQVDHYALSVLMQGGPATVEEVNSMLDASGWQWREDDIQRLVAEGYIELSEDASIALTKAGRETMIGLFAKAKAMEAGAQKAFSAGELDQLRSLLSLLLDTLDHHGDNRSTQHLEVMNALQTDQDD, via the coding sequence GTGATCGAAGCGAAATCATTGAGAGATGCACTGGGTAATTTCGCTACCGGTGTGACCATCGTGACAACCAGCCACGACGGGCGAAATGTCGGGCTGACTGCGAACAGTTTCAATTCCGTGTCACTCGATCCGCCTCTTGTGCTGTGGAGCCTGGCGAAGAAGTCGTCAAACATCGAGGCGTTCACGAGTGTCGATGCCTTCGCAGTACATATTCTCGGGGCCGATCAGGAAGCGCTATCGAACCGGTTTGCCACTCCCGGGATCGACAAGTTCGAGGGAGTGGAGTTCGAAACGAGCGCAGGTGGGGTTCCTCTCCTGCAAGATTGTGCTGCGCGCTTCGAATGCCGGACGGCCTATCGATACGATGGCGGCGATCACATCATTTTTGTCGGCGAAGTCCTGGATCTCGAGCAGTCGGAGAAGGAACCTCTGTTGTTCCACCGCGGGAAATATGCGCGCAAGACGTTCCCCGGCGGCGGCGACGGCCAAAATCGCCGCGATCTCAACTATCTTATCGCGCGCGCCTATTTCATGCTCACCGATGATGTCCGGCTCGAGGCTAGCGGTCTTGGCCTGTCTCAGGTCGATCACTATGCGCTCTCGGTACTGATGCAGGGTGGCCCGGCTACTGTCGAGGAGGTCAACTCCATGCTGGACGCATCAGGCTGGCAATGGAGGGAAGACGATATTCAAAGGCTGGTGGCCGAAGGGTATATCGAGCTGTCAGAGGATGCGAGCATCGCTCTGACAAAAGCCGGTCGCGAGACAATGATCGGACTTTTCGCGAAGGCCAAGGCGATGGAGGCTGGCGCCCAGAAAGCGTTCTCTGCTGGGGAACTGGATCAGTTGCGATCGCTGCTGTCTCTGCTTCTCGACACGCTCGACCACCACGGAGATAACCGCTCGACCCAGCATCTTGAAGTGATGAATGCGCTGCAGACCGATCAGGACGACTAG
- a CDS encoding amidase, producing MRTEQSLAWTPAWQLREMMADKSLSPVELTRYFLDRIDRIDPLIHAYITVDREGALAQAALAEKAISNGDTLGPLHGIPISIKDLYATKGLVTTQGSMAMKDLVPTVDEILVERLRNAGAIIVGKTNAPEFATFPRTKTLLAGETLNPWDRKRISGASSGGAAASVAAGITPFAIGSDGGGSTRIPAALNGVFGFQPSAGRIPSRSPVSVHMSSAGPITQDVRDGAIIMQVLAGRDARDPSAIDEPSPDLVSALGAGVAGKRIGWSRDWGVVTGGDPRAIDVAEKAVRLFSTAGANVEVADVTLPDSAAWPVFIGMNEYSYRRTGRLLGFSAEKQALFTPPVKAMLAQIKAMGGELFSADDYMRLFETRAELVRWIDTVFERHDFICTPTVGMIAPLIPDGEWDQPYTDKYSIDHISTNYTYIANVLGLPAASVPCGFVDGMPVGLQIIGPRLADAEVFAAAHAFSRIQPWAGQHPSIATI from the coding sequence ATGAGAACAGAGCAAAGCCTGGCCTGGACGCCGGCATGGCAGCTTCGGGAAATGATGGCCGACAAGTCGCTGTCGCCGGTCGAACTGACGCGCTATTTTCTTGATCGGATCGACCGTATCGATCCACTTATCCACGCATACATAACCGTCGATCGCGAAGGCGCGCTTGCGCAGGCCGCATTGGCCGAAAAGGCGATATCGAACGGCGACACGCTGGGTCCGCTTCACGGAATCCCGATCTCAATCAAGGATCTTTACGCGACCAAAGGCCTCGTCACCACACAGGGGTCGATGGCGATGAAGGACCTTGTCCCTACCGTTGACGAGATCCTTGTCGAACGCCTCCGCAATGCAGGGGCCATCATCGTGGGCAAGACGAATGCGCCAGAATTCGCAACTTTCCCGCGGACGAAAACGCTCCTTGCCGGCGAAACGCTCAATCCATGGGATCGCAAGCGTATTTCCGGCGCGTCAAGCGGGGGTGCCGCCGCATCCGTTGCTGCCGGAATTACGCCCTTTGCCATCGGCAGCGATGGAGGCGGGTCGACAAGAATACCTGCAGCACTGAATGGCGTGTTCGGGTTCCAGCCCAGTGCCGGGCGCATTCCTTCGCGCAGTCCGGTAAGCGTCCACATGTCGTCGGCGGGTCCCATCACGCAGGATGTCCGCGACGGCGCCATCATAATGCAGGTGCTGGCAGGCCGCGATGCGCGCGACCCAAGCGCCATCGACGAGCCGTCGCCAGACCTTGTGTCTGCGCTTGGCGCCGGTGTGGCCGGAAAGCGGATTGGGTGGAGCCGGGACTGGGGCGTCGTTACCGGCGGCGATCCGCGCGCCATCGATGTGGCGGAGAAAGCTGTCAGGCTGTTCTCTACCGCAGGCGCAAATGTCGAAGTCGCGGACGTTACGCTGCCCGATTCCGCGGCCTGGCCCGTGTTCATCGGGATGAATGAATATTCCTATCGACGCACGGGCCGGCTGCTTGGCTTCAGTGCTGAAAAGCAGGCGCTTTTCACGCCGCCGGTGAAGGCCATGCTTGCCCAGATCAAAGCGATGGGTGGAGAGCTGTTTTCGGCTGACGATTATATGCGGCTGTTCGAGACGCGGGCAGAACTGGTGCGTTGGATTGATACGGTGTTCGAGCGCCATGATTTCATATGCACGCCTACGGTCGGGATGATTGCTCCGTTGATCCCGGATGGTGAATGGGACCAGCCCTACACTGACAAATACTCGATCGACCACATAAGCACCAACTACACATATATAGCCAATGTGCTGGGCTTGCCTGCGGCATCGGTGCCATGTGGGTTCGTCGACGGCATGCCCGTCGGACTGCAGATCATCGGGCCGAGGCTGGCCGACGCGGAAGTATTCGCGGCGGCCCATGCTTTTTCCCGGATTCAGCCCTGGGCTGGGCAGCATCCCTCGATTGCGACAATTTAA